From the Kribbella sp. CA-293567 genome, the window GTCGAACACCAGCGTGCCCCAGTCGGGCTGCTCGCCACGGCGCGGGTCCGGGTGCTCGTAGAGCGCGGTGCCGTCGAACTTGGCCAGCGCCCAGGCGTCCTTCGGGAAGTGCGCCGGCACCCAGTCGACCAGTACGCCGATGTTTGCCTGGTGCAACGAATCGACCAGGTAGCGGAAGTCGTCGGGGTCACCGAACCGCGAGGTCGGCGCGAAGTACGAGGTGACCTGGTAGCCCCAGGAGCCACCGAACGGGTGCTCCATCACCGGCATCAGCTCGACGTGGGTGAAGCCCATCTCACGCACGTAGCCGACCAGTTCGTCGGCGAGCTCGCGGTACGACTTGCCCTTGCGCCACGAGCCCAGGTGCACTTCGTAGACGCTCATCGGCTCGGCGTAGGCCTGCGAGGCGGCGCGGTGCTCGAGCCAGGCCGCGTCCTGCCACTCGTAGGTGGACTCGTGCACGACCGACGCGTTGGCCGGCGGCACCTCGGCCAGGTTGGCCATCGGGTCGGCCTTTTGCCGCCAGACACCGTCGCGGCCACAGATGTCGAACTTGTACCGGGTGCCGGGGCCCACGCCGGGAACGAACAGCTCCCAGACCCCGGAGGAACCCATCGTGCGCATCGGGTGCGCGCGGCCGTCCCAGAAGTTGAAGTCGGCGGTCAGCCGGATGCCCTGCGCGTTCGGCGCCCAGACGGCGAACGACGTACCGGTGATGGATCCGCCCGGACCGTCGTAGTGGCGCACGTGCGCACCGAGCACGGTCCACAGCTGCTCGTGCCGGCCCTCGCCGATCAGATGCAGATCCATCTCACCGAGGGACGGCAGGTAGCGGTACGGATCGTCGATCTCGAGCGCGGGGCCGTCGGTGTAGGTCACTTCGAGCCGGTAGTCGGGCACCTTGTCGACATCGAGTACGCCGACCCAGACACCGCCGAACTCGTGCTCCAGCTCAACACTCGCGTTGTCGAACAACGCGGTCACGGTGATGGCGAACGGACGCAGTACGCGCAACGTCACCATCCCGTCGCCGAGGTGCGGCCCGAGCACCTGGTGCGGATCGTGGTACGTGCCGGCGACGATCCGCTCGATCACCCCACGCTCGACCGGAACGGCCTTGCCGAGAACGGATCCGGGCACTGCCACCGGCTCCGGTTCCGGCTGGAAAGTACTGCCCTGTGCGGGCTCGAACGCGTCGACGTGCGTGGTCTCGGCCTCCTGCCGCGGAGTGTCGGCGGCCGCCGGCAGCGGCTCGCTCACAGTCTCCGGGTCCGGCTTACCCACCTGGTCGCTCTTGCTCGAATCCATACACCCCATCCTGCCCGATCGAAGCCACAACTACTGCACCCGTACCCGCATCTCCATCGTGTACACGGGTGCCGCGCGTCGAGCCTCTCGGGCAGCTACTGTCCGCTGCTCAGTTGAGCGGCCGCGGCCAGCGGAATCGGCAACCAGTGGGGCCGGTTGCGGGCTTCGTAGAGCGTCTCGTAGATGACCTTGTCGGCCAGGAAGGCGCTCAGCAGCACGTTCTGGTCGCGCGGGTCGGTGCCGGCGACCTCCGCGTAACCGTCGCAGAACGCGCGACGGTTGCGGTTCGCCCACTCGGCGGCCCGGTAGGCGATCTGCTGGTCGCCCGGGTGATCGGCGAGCAGCGAGCGGGCCGCGTAGTCGAACGACCGGAGCATTCCGGCGATGTCCTTGATCGGGGTGTCCAGCGCACGCCGCTCCACCAGCGACTTGGCCGGCTCACCCTCGAAGTCGATCAGCTTCCAGCCCTCGATCGTGCGCAGTACCTGACCGAGGTGGAAGTCGCCGTGGATCCGCTGCACCGGCACCGGTACGCCGGTGGCCGCGAGGGCGTCGAACGCACGCGTCAGACCCGGCCCGAACTCGCCGAGCTCGGGCACCGCCTTGATCGCCTTGTCGAGCCGGCGGCGCATCGCGTCGGCGTGCTCGACCATCTGGGCGGGCTCCCAGACGTCCGTGCCGAGAGCCTTGGCCAGCTCGGCATGCACCTGCGCGGTCGCGGCGCCGAGCCGGTGCGACTCACCCGCGAAGTCGCCACCGACCTCCTCGGCGTGCAGGTCGGCTTCGGCGTACAGGTCCCGGACCGAGGTGGTCGCGTACGACCAGCCGTCGGTCGAGTTGTTCTCGAACGCCGTGATCATCGCCAGATCACCGGAGTCGGTGCCACCACCGGCGCGGGGCCAGGAACCGCGCGCCCAGCCGAGCACGCCCGGGACCAGCTCCGAGCCGGCCTCGGTGAGCGCCGACTCGATCTCGACCCCGGGATTGCTCCCGGGCTCGAGCCGGCGGAACACCTTCAGCAGCGCCGCGTCGCCGAAGACCACCGAGGTGTTGCTCTGTTCGACCGTCAGGACGAGCGACCGCGCGTCGTCCGGTACGACGACGGTGCGTTCCGGTGCGTGCACCGGGTGGAACTCCAGACCGTCCAGCCGGCGCCCATGGGTGAGGGCGTCCAGCCAGTACGGCGTGGCCTCCTTGTCGTGCAGCGCGTCGTACACCCAGACCCTCGTGTCATCGAGGTCCTGCTCCTCCCAGTCACCGATCAGGGCGTGGCCGAGGTTGTCGGCCGGTGCCTGGTGGTAGCTGAGCGGGAGCTGGTAAACCCGGATCGCGTTCTCCGCGCCGGGCGGCCCGGCGCAGTAGACGAATCCGATCCGGACCGCGGGCCAGACGCCCTCGTCGGACAGCCAGGTGGAGGTGGCCATCGCATCGACGTGGACGTCATGTCCCTTCTCGCCGAACCATCGCTGATTCGTGCAGAAGGACTGGACCTGGTCCAGATGGGAAGTCACGAAGAGCTCTCCTCACGATCAGCAGCCTTGTTGACCGGCAGACGGAACCAGTAGAAACCGTGCGCGCCCAGGGTGAGCAGGTACGGCAGCTCACCGATGGTCGGGAAGTGCACCCCGCCGAGCAGCTCGACCGGTTCCACGCCCTGCCACTGCCGTAGATCCAGCTCGATCGGCTGCGGGAAGCGTGACAGGTTGTTCACGCACAGCACGACGTCGTCACCGAACTCCCGGATGTACGACAGCACGCTCGGGTTGGAACCGCCTAGGTCTGTGAAAGTACCCATCCCGAAACATGGGTGCTGCTTGCGGGTCTGGATCATCCGCCGGGTCCAGTGCAGCAGCGACGAGGCGTTCTCCATCTCGGCCTCGACGTTCACCGCCTGGAAGCCGTAGACCGGATCCATGATCACCGGCAGGCTGAGCTTGCCCGGCGTGGCGGTCGAGAACGACGCGTTGCGGTCCGGGGACCACTGCATCGGGGTCCGGACACCGTCGCGGT encodes:
- a CDS encoding maltokinase N-terminal cap-like domain-containing protein; translated protein: MTSHLDQVQSFCTNQRWFGEKGHDVHVDAMATSTWLSDEGVWPAVRIGFVYCAGPPGAENAIRVYQLPLSYHQAPADNLGHALIGDWEEQDLDDTRVWVYDALHDKEATPYWLDALTHGRRLDGLEFHPVHAPERTVVVPDDARSLVLTVEQSNTSVVFGDAALLKVFRRLEPGSNPGVEIESALTEAGSELVPGVLGWARGSWPRAGGGTDSGDLAMITAFENNSTDGWSYATTSVRDLYAEADLHAEEVGGDFAGESHRLGAATAQVHAELAKALGTDVWEPAQMVEHADAMRRRLDKAIKAVPELGEFGPGLTRAFDALAATGVPVPVQRIHGDFHLGQVLRTIEGWKLIDFEGEPAKSLVERRALDTPIKDIAGMLRSFDYAARSLLADHPGDQQIAYRAAEWANRNRRAFCDGYAEVAGTDPRDQNVLLSAFLADKVIYETLYEARNRPHWLPIPLAAAAQLSSGQ
- the glgB gene encoding 1,4-alpha-glucan branching protein GlgB, with the translated sequence MDSSKSDQVGKPDPETVSEPLPAAADTPRQEAETTHVDAFEPAQGSTFQPEPEPVAVPGSVLGKAVPVERGVIERIVAGTYHDPHQVLGPHLGDGMVTLRVLRPFAITVTALFDNASVELEHEFGGVWVGVLDVDKVPDYRLEVTYTDGPALEIDDPYRYLPSLGEMDLHLIGEGRHEQLWTVLGAHVRHYDGPGGSITGTSFAVWAPNAQGIRLTADFNFWDGRAHPMRTMGSSGVWELFVPGVGPGTRYKFDICGRDGVWRQKADPMANLAEVPPANASVVHESTYEWQDAAWLEHRAASQAYAEPMSVYEVHLGSWRKGKSYRELADELVGYVREMGFTHVELMPVMEHPFGGSWGYQVTSYFAPTSRFGDPDDFRYLVDSLHQANIGVLVDWVPAHFPKDAWALAKFDGTALYEHPDPRRGEQPDWGTLVFDFGRPQVRNFLVANAVYWAEEFHIDGLRVDAVASMLYLDYSREEGQWVPNQYGGRENLEAVSFLQEMNATLYKRVPGVITVAEESTSWPGVTRATHLGGLGFGFKWNMGWMNDSLSYLEHEPIYRQYHHSELTFSMMYAYSENFVLPISHDEVVHGKGSLLRKMPGDRWQQLANVRAFLAMQWAHPGKQLLFMGCEFGQESEWSEKGELDWWLLDHSDHRGLQQLVKDLNLNYKDTKALWGSDHAPDKFSWIDANDASNNVFSFVRFGDEGQPTLACVTNFSAVPHHGYRIGLPFSGHWQELVNTDAEVYGGSGVGNFGGVEADGQAWHGMAASAEISVPPLSTVWFRYDG